In a single window of the Candidatus Poribacteria bacterium genome:
- a CDS encoding DUF4159 domain-containing protein, whose translation MIGKIAGYQINHISRFVFYILLSSFLIIGSAQSAGEKFVIAQVQYDGGGDWYGDQTTISNWLKILRTRTDIEAAKERVIVKLTDRNLYQYPMLYIVGHGNIHFSKEEVEALRFYLTHGGFLFVNDDYGLDESFRREIRRVFPDQSLQPIPNSHLIYHCFYDFPNGLPKIHEHDGEPAQGLGLFHEGRMVVYYVYSSDIGDGLEDPKVHPKDTPQVRELAAKMAVNIAVYVLTH comes from the coding sequence ATGATTGGAAAGATAGCCGGGTATCAGATCAATCACATATCGCGTTTCGTATTTTACATCCTATTGAGCTCGTTTCTTATAATCGGATCCGCTCAAAGTGCTGGTGAGAAGTTTGTTATCGCTCAAGTCCAATACGATGGAGGTGGCGATTGGTACGGCGATCAGACCACAATTTCCAACTGGCTGAAGATTCTGCGCACCAGAACGGACATTGAGGCAGCAAAAGAACGTGTGATTGTGAAATTGACGGATCGGAATCTGTACCAATACCCAATGCTCTACATTGTAGGGCACGGCAACATTCACTTCAGTAAGGAAGAGGTCGAGGCATTGCGTTTCTATTTGACCCACGGCGGCTTCCTCTTTGTGAATGATGATTACGGGTTGGATGAAAGTTTTCGTCGTGAAATACGTCGCGTGTTTCCTGATCAATCATTGCAACCTATACCGAATTCACACCTCATCTACCACTGCTTCTACGATTTTCCTAATGGACTCCCGAAGATTCATGAACACGATGGGGAACCTGCGCAAGGGTTGGGATTATTCCACGAAGGTCGAATGGTCGTTTATTACGTATACAGTTCAGATATTGGGGATGGGCTAGAAGATCCGAAGGTCCATCCCAAAGATACGCCGCAGGTTCGCGAGTTGGCTGCGAAGATGGCAGTCAATATTGCGGTTTATGTATTGACGCACTAA